In Pristiophorus japonicus isolate sPriJap1 chromosome 2, sPriJap1.hap1, whole genome shotgun sequence, one genomic interval encodes:
- the LOC139233704 gene encoding TRAF-interacting protein with FHA domain-containing protein A-like — translation MMSFENADTEETLTCLDINIYHPQAGVFKSLNFIEKQKYRTEALVKFGRDSKVCHFPLLDKRASRIQFAIQAFRHNESSELCFEIKNTSLKTKLSVDNAILDHLNKIDLPRKCILRFGEYQFYLEKEDGEAREHFEIFIKPSLTPFCQEANVETLAHPVPECGILKNVKVPVPQSAVETDENEI, via the coding sequence ATGATGTCTTTTGAAAATGCTGACACTGAAGAGACTTTAACTTGTCTTGATATCAACATCTACCACCCACAGGCAGGAGTGTTTAAGTCCCTAAATTTCATTGAGAAACAGAAGTATCGAACCGAGGCGTTGGTAAAGTTCGGCCGTGACTCCAAAGTATGTCATTTTCCTCTCTTAGACAAGCGTGCCTCACGAATTCAGTTTGCCATCCAAGCTTTCCGACACAACGAAAGCTCAGAACTCTGCTTTGAAATCAAAAATACAAGCTTGAAGACTAAACTGTCTGTCGATAATGCAATTCTGGATCACCTCAATAAGATCGATTTACCAAGGAAGTGTATTTTGCGGTTTGGTGAATACCaattctatctggaaaaagaggACGGAGAAGCTAGAGAACACTTTGAAATCTTCATCAAACCTTCCCTCACTCCATTTTGTCAAGAGGCCAATGTGGAGACTCTAGCACACCCTGTACCTGAATGTGGCATTTTGAAGAATGTAAAGGTTCCAGTTCCTCAgtctgctgtggagactgatgaaaATGAAATTTAA